A segment of the Filifactor alocis ATCC 35896 genome:
CCGACTGAATCTACTCCTGAAATATTCGAAATGTCAAAAGCCTCTATTCTGTGAGGAAATGTATTCAACTTCATAATATCTTGTAGTTCTTCCAACACTTGATGCTTTTTTCGTTTTTGTAAATCTACAATATTATTTTCTTTGATATAGTTTTGTTCTGCGTTCTTTCGAACAAGATTTAACAGCTTTCTTTTTTCTCCACGAATCGGAATGATAAATTCTGTTTTCTTTCCTTTTTTGCCGGACAAATGCTTTGCAAGTAATTCCATATCATCAAATGATTCTTCCACAAAAATTTGCTCCGGAATAAAATTGGTATTCAAATAGAATTGTTTTATAAAGGAAGATACTACCTCTTCCCTACTTTGTTCTGTTTTCTTAAAATAAAAGTGATCAGAACCTAACATTTTACCATCACGAATATAGAAAATTTGAATCATAACATTCCCATCTTCGTTATGGTATGAAATATAGTCTTGGTGTTTATCATTGTCAGCTGAAACAAGTTTTTGTGATTCAAAAAGAGAAGAAATTCCTTGTAGTTTATCACGAAATTTTGCTGCATCCTCAAAGCGCATCTCTACAGATGCCTGTTTCATTTTATCTGTCAAAATAGAGACAATGTCATCACTTTTCCCTTGTAAAAACAACAAAATCTCCTCTATCATAGCATTGTATTCTTTTTTGTCAGCCTTACCTGTACAAGGTCCTATACAACGATGAATATAGTAATTCAAACAAGGCCGTTCTCCTCGCTCAATGGATTTTCTGATCTCTCTCCTACAAGTTCGAATCGGATACAATTCTTGTAAGGTATCCAATATCTCATTTAAGGCAAACACATTTGTATATGGACCGAAATACTTACTGCCATCTTTCGTTACTTTTCTTGTTTTGATAACTCTCGGGAACTCTTCCTGTACTGTAACCTTAACATATGGATAGGTTTTATCATCTCGCAACAAAATATTATACGGAGGATTATATTCTTTGATTAAATTGTTCTCCAAAATCAAGGCTTCCATTTCACTATCGGTTACAATATAGTCAAAATATGACACATTGCTCACCATAGCACTTACCTTCAAATCTGTATGTCCTGATTTTCGAAAATATTGTGACACCCTATTTTTCAACGAAACAGCTTTCCCAACATAAATCACTTTGTCAGCATCATTTTTCATCAAATATACGCCCGGAGAGGATGGTAACGTATTGATTAAATTTTTAATTTGTTCCTTCAATCGTCCATTTCCTCCCTTTTCCTTTGCACTATATACTTATCTGACAGAAGATGGTATCGGTTCCAAAAATACTCCTTTTTTCAAATATATTTCTTCATCCACACCGGATACATCAGAAATAGTCGCTTCTATCTTATATTGTTTTCCCAAAATAACATATGGTAT
Coding sequences within it:
- the uvrC gene encoding excinuclease ABC subunit UvrC, giving the protein MKEQIKNLINTLPSSPGVYLMKNDADKVIYVGKAVSLKNRVSQYFRKSGHTDLKVSAMVSNVSYFDYIVTDSEMEALILENNLIKEYNPPYNILLRDDKTYPYVKVTVQEEFPRVIKTRKVTKDGSKYFGPYTNVFALNEILDTLQELYPIRTCRREIRKSIERGERPCLNYYIHRCIGPCTGKADKKEYNAMIEEILLFLQGKSDDIVSILTDKMKQASVEMRFEDAAKFRDKLQGISSLFESQKLVSADNDKHQDYISYHNEDGNVMIQIFYIRDGKMLGSDHFYFKKTEQSREEVVSSFIKQFYLNTNFIPEQIFVEESFDDMELLAKHLSGKKGKKTEFIIPIRGEKRKLLNLVRKNAEQNYIKENNIVDLQKRKKHQVLEELQDIMKLNTFPHRIEAFDISNISGVDSVGGQVVFIDGKKAPKEYRKYRIKSVEGPDDYSSLKEVIERRVQHPNLPDLFLMDGGKGQVSVIRNLLEDIGLDIPVFGLYKDDKHRTKGICSDEELFEIDKKSDVYKLIYAIQEEVHRFAIEYHRSLREKHLSRSELDDIPGVGSKKKMILLKEFKSVKNIKEKTEEELSAVKGIDRRTAKNIVEYFDKKNPIRRELKMLESERK